A segment of the Nevskiales bacterium genome:
CCGGCTGACGGTGGAGATCAACGGCGTGCGCCGCACGCGCTGCTACTCGCCGGCGAATTCCGAACATGCGCGCGACGGCCTGATCGAGCTCACTGCCAAGTCCCATGCGGGCGGCTTGGTGTCGAAGTATCTGCGTGAGCAGGCGCGGCCGGGCATGGTCGTGACGCTGTCGCAGGCGGAGGGCCTGTTCGCGCTGCCGGGATCGCCCACCGAGGGACGCCCGGATCGCGTCCTGCTGATCAGCGGCGGCAGCGGCATCACGCCGGTCATGGCCATGCTGCGCACACTGCTGGACGAGCACCACAAGGGCCGCATCAGCTTCCTGCACTACTGCAACACCGCGGCCGACATGATTTACGCCGACGCGCTGGCCGGAATCGCTGCCCGGCATCCGAACGTGGAACTGATCCGCTGCTTTGCGCAGCCAGGCCAGGGCGGTGAACTGCAGGGCCTGTTCTCGCGCGAACAGCTGCGCGCCGCCGTTCCGGACTATGCCGAGGCCGAAACCTTCCTGTGCGGGCCGCCGGCCATGA
Coding sequences within it:
- a CDS encoding ferredoxin reductase; translated protein: MSTPNLRQSVRSGRLRRVLGSRLAASLAFPHGVDRYLEQFDPTWSLEEVRATVVSVRQLTADSVTLSLRPNQNWRGFRAGQYVRLTVEINGVRRTRCYSPANSEHARDGLIELTAKSHAGGLVSKYLREQARPGMVVTLSQAEGLFALPGSPTEGRPDRVLLISGGSGITPVMAMLRTLLDEHHKGRISFLHYCNTAADMIYADALAGIAARHPNVELIRCFAQPGQGGELQGLFSREQLRAAVPDYAEAETFLCGPPAMMQAVERVWAEDGLSARLRQERFSAAPVTRASASAEGEVRFARSERLAVNNGDTLLNQAEAAG